One genomic segment of Stigmatella aurantiaca includes these proteins:
- a CDS encoding non-ribosomal peptide synthetase, with protein PEYMVPAAWVCLPAFPVTQNGKVDRKALPAPSLGAKAAQDFVAPKGALEELVAGIWAQVLGLDRVSAHGNFFELGGHSLLAMQMISRVRETFDVDLPFRSLFGAPTVAGLARSIESALAGGSGRLPPPMLPVPRDGELLTSFAQYRLWFLDQLQPGGHAYNVPLGVRLLGRLDLTALERSLQEIIRRHEALRTVFASSGGRVVQVISPEVHLPLMVESLEGLEASEREREAQRRAGEEAQRSFELSRGPLLRATVLRLAKEEHVLVLVMHHAVTDGWAINVLLRELSQLYPVFAAGEVPVLPALAIQYADFAAWQRQWLQGEVLEAQRSYWKRTLAGAPQALELPTDRPRPQVQTFHGAQLRAQLPLALSQEVRALSHREGATLFMTLLAAFQALLARYSGQTDIVVGSPIAGRNRQEVEGLIGLFVNTLALRAEVQGTLSFQALLAQVREACLGAYAHQDLPFEQVVEALQLDRDLSRTPLFQVMFVLESQAAPSLEFGGLALKPLDVDLVTAKFDLTVGLQETPQGLLSVWEYNTALFDRETVARMAGHFQKLLEGLTARPEQPISRISLLSEGERTQVLEAWARTAGESHRPVCIHRMVEAQAERAPEALAVKSPHGQVSYGELNARANQLAHALRGKGVGPEDRVVLCMERSVELVTGALGILKAGGAYVPLDPVYPVERLRTMAGDSRAQVVVTQGRLKAAFEGQGLAVVCLDDGWEELERQERANPQGGVAPDNLAYVIYTSGSTGKPKGVEVSHASLANLVAWHQREYEVKPEDRATLVSGPAFDASVWELWPYLTAGASLHIPGDEVRAVPARLLEWMAAEGVTLSFLPTPLAEVVLAEDWPEGLALRALLTGGDRLRRRLRPGQKARLMNHYGPTENTVVATWAPVVGEAGTLPPIGRPIPHAQAYVLDKGLNPVPVGVGGELFIGGDSLARGYLDRPELTAEKFLPNPFSTQPGSRLYRTGDLVRWSSAGELEFLGRVDQQVKIRGYRIELGEIEAVLAKHPAVREAVVVVRESAPEVKQLVGYAVIQGGERPSKADLRTYLRERLPEAMVPSAIVLLDALPVTPNGKVDRRALPMPEEGYGSDDTAVAPQTDLERAVAAIWQEVLHVAKVGTNDRFFDLGGNSLTILEVQKKLSAALSLDVKLTKLFQYPTIASLSQHLAQGEPGPAVAAASPQRAKRRQELDAQGQARRRLRTSKKDAQDE; from the coding sequence AGGCCGCTCAGGACTTCGTTGCCCCGAAGGGAGCCCTTGAGGAACTGGTGGCCGGAATCTGGGCCCAGGTGTTGGGACTGGACCGGGTGAGCGCGCACGGAAACTTCTTCGAGCTGGGTGGGCACTCGCTCCTCGCCATGCAGATGATCTCCCGGGTCCGGGAGACGTTCGACGTGGATCTGCCCTTCAGAAGTCTGTTTGGGGCGCCCACGGTCGCGGGCCTTGCCCGGAGCATCGAATCCGCCCTCGCGGGCGGCTCTGGCAGGCTGCCTCCTCCCATGCTGCCGGTCCCCCGGGACGGGGAACTCCTCACCTCCTTCGCTCAGTACCGGTTGTGGTTCTTGGATCAGCTCCAGCCCGGCGGGCACGCGTACAACGTTCCCCTGGGAGTGCGGCTCCTGGGGCGGCTGGACCTCACAGCGCTGGAGCGCAGCCTGCAGGAGATCATCCGGCGGCACGAGGCACTGCGGACGGTCTTTGCGTCGTCCGGGGGGCGCGTGGTGCAGGTCATCTCGCCCGAGGTGCACCTGCCTCTGATGGTGGAGAGCCTGGAAGGGCTGGAGGCCTCGGAGCGCGAGCGGGAGGCCCAGCGGCGCGCGGGTGAAGAGGCACAGCGTTCCTTCGAGCTGAGCCGTGGACCGTTGCTGCGGGCCACGGTGCTGCGCCTGGCGAAGGAAGAACACGTGCTGGTGCTGGTGATGCACCACGCCGTCACCGATGGCTGGGCCATCAACGTCCTCCTGCGCGAGCTGAGCCAGTTGTATCCGGTCTTCGCCGCCGGTGAGGTGCCCGTGCTTCCGGCACTCGCGATCCAGTACGCCGACTTCGCCGCGTGGCAACGGCAGTGGCTGCAAGGAGAGGTGCTGGAGGCTCAGCGCTCCTACTGGAAGCGGACGCTGGCGGGCGCTCCTCAGGCGTTGGAATTGCCGACGGACCGTCCCCGGCCGCAGGTGCAGACGTTCCATGGGGCGCAGCTGCGTGCGCAGTTGCCCCTGGCCCTCTCACAAGAGGTCCGGGCCTTGAGCCACCGCGAGGGCGCCACGCTGTTCATGACGTTGCTGGCGGCCTTCCAGGCGCTGCTCGCGCGTTACTCCGGGCAGACGGACATCGTGGTGGGCTCTCCCATCGCGGGCCGCAATCGCCAGGAGGTGGAAGGCCTCATTGGCCTCTTCGTCAACACGCTGGCGCTCCGCGCGGAGGTCCAGGGCACGCTCAGCTTCCAGGCGCTGCTGGCCCAGGTGCGGGAGGCCTGCCTCGGGGCCTATGCTCACCAGGATCTGCCCTTCGAGCAGGTCGTGGAAGCGCTGCAGCTCGACCGGGACCTGAGCCGCACGCCGCTGTTCCAGGTGATGTTCGTTCTTGAGAGCCAGGCGGCTCCCTCGCTGGAGTTCGGTGGGTTGGCCCTGAAGCCTCTCGATGTGGACCTCGTCACGGCGAAGTTCGATCTGACGGTCGGCCTGCAGGAGACCCCCCAGGGGCTGCTGAGCGTCTGGGAGTACAACACCGCGCTGTTCGACCGGGAGACGGTCGCGCGGATGGCAGGGCACTTCCAGAAGTTGCTGGAGGGGCTGACCGCCCGGCCAGAGCAGCCAATCTCCCGCATCTCGCTGCTCTCGGAGGGAGAGCGGACGCAGGTCCTGGAGGCGTGGGCCCGGACGGCGGGGGAATCCCACCGGCCCGTGTGCATCCACCGGATGGTCGAGGCACAGGCGGAGCGTGCCCCGGAGGCGCTGGCGGTGAAGTCCCCGCACGGGCAGGTGAGCTACGGGGAGCTGAACGCCCGGGCCAACCAACTGGCACACGCGTTGAGGGGCAAGGGCGTGGGGCCCGAGGACCGGGTGGTGCTGTGCATGGAGCGCTCGGTGGAGCTGGTGACGGGAGCGCTGGGAATCCTCAAGGCGGGAGGGGCATACGTCCCGCTGGATCCCGTGTACCCGGTCGAGCGGTTGAGGACGATGGCGGGAGACAGCCGCGCCCAGGTGGTGGTGACGCAGGGGCGGTTGAAGGCCGCGTTCGAGGGCCAGGGCCTGGCGGTGGTGTGCCTGGACGACGGCTGGGAGGAGCTGGAGCGGCAGGAGCGGGCCAATCCCCAGGGCGGGGTGGCCCCGGACAACCTGGCCTACGTCATCTATACCTCCGGCTCGACGGGCAAGCCCAAGGGGGTGGAGGTGAGCCACGCGAGCCTGGCGAACCTGGTGGCGTGGCACCAGCGGGAGTACGAGGTGAAGCCCGAGGACCGGGCGACACTGGTCTCGGGTCCCGCGTTCGACGCCTCCGTGTGGGAGCTGTGGCCGTACCTGACGGCGGGCGCGAGCCTCCACATTCCGGGCGACGAGGTGAGGGCGGTGCCCGCCCGGCTGCTGGAGTGGATGGCCGCCGAAGGCGTCACCCTGAGCTTCCTGCCGACGCCGCTGGCCGAGGTGGTGCTGGCGGAGGACTGGCCGGAGGGGCTGGCGCTCCGGGCGCTGTTGACGGGAGGAGACCGGTTGCGCCGCCGGCTGCGCCCAGGTCAGAAGGCCCGGCTGATGAACCACTACGGACCGACCGAGAACACGGTGGTGGCGACGTGGGCGCCCGTGGTGGGCGAGGCCGGGACGCTGCCTCCCATCGGACGGCCCATCCCCCATGCGCAGGCGTACGTGCTGGACAAGGGCCTGAACCCGGTGCCCGTGGGCGTGGGCGGCGAGCTGTTCATCGGAGGAGACAGCCTGGCGCGCGGTTATCTGGACCGGCCGGAGCTGACGGCGGAGAAGTTCCTCCCCAATCCCTTCAGCACCCAGCCGGGGAGCAGGCTGTACCGGACCGGAGACCTGGTGCGCTGGTCCTCCGCGGGAGAGCTGGAGTTCCTGGGCCGGGTGGATCAGCAGGTGAAGATCCGCGGCTACCGGATCGAACTGGGGGAGATCGAAGCCGTGCTGGCCAAGCACCCCGCGGTGCGCGAGGCCGTGGTGGTGGTGCGGGAGAGCGCTCCAGAGGTCAAACAGCTCGTGGGCTACGCGGTGATCCAGGGTGGCGAGCGGCCCTCGAAGGCGGATCTGCGCACCTACCTCCGGGAGCGGCTGCCCGAGGCCATGGTCCCTTCGGCCATCGTGCTCTTGGATGCGCTGCCGGTGACGCCCAATGGCAAGGTGGATCGGCGGGCCCTGCCCATGCCGGAGGAGGGCTATGGCTCCGATGACACCGCCGTGGCGCCCCAGACGGACCTCGAACGGGCCGTGGCGGCCATCTGGCAGGAAGTCCTTCACGTGGCGAAGGTTGGCACGAACGACCGGTTCTTCGACCTGGGGGGGAACTCGCTGACCATCCTCGAGGTGCAGAAGAAGCTGTCGGCCGCGCTGTCCCTCGACGTGAAGCTGACGAAGCTCTTCCAGTACCCGACCATCGCGTCGCTCTCGCAGCACCTGGCTCAGGGAGAGCCGGGCCCGGCGGTGGCCGCCGCTAGCCCGCAGCGGGCCAAGCGGCGCCAGGAATTGGACGCACAGGGGCAGGCCCGCAGGCGGCTCCGCACCAGCAAGAAGGACGCGCAGGATGAGTGA